Proteins from one Microcoleus sp. FACHB-672 genomic window:
- a CDS encoding class I SAM-dependent methyltransferase, with amino-acid sequence MINLDLDPSYAESPRNQQERVRFSCGDATNLPFEDGSFDAVTMFDVLEHIPDHKKAVLEALRVLRPGGFLLISTPNENWRFPYYKFMQPICPKDTDVMAEWGHVRRGYTLEELKYLIELPCLGSATFINPLTVLCHDVSFSHLSPRQREFFCLLLSPLTWASYFLHKPESAGTETASVWQKPEM; translated from the coding sequence ATTATTAATTTAGACCTTGATCCCAGCTATGCAGAATCGCCCCGTAACCAGCAAGAACGGGTGCGGTTTTCATGTGGGGATGCAACAAATCTTCCCTTTGAAGATGGCTCTTTTGATGCCGTGACTATGTTCGATGTTTTAGAACACATACCTGATCATAAAAAGGCAGTGTTAGAGGCACTACGGGTACTGCGTCCAGGTGGGTTTCTCCTGATTAGCACTCCTAACGAAAACTGGCGGTTTCCCTACTATAAATTTATGCAACCTATCTGCCCTAAAGATACTGACGTCATGGCAGAATGGGGTCATGTCCGGCGAGGCTACACACTCGAAGAACTCAAATATCTAATCGAGTTACCTTGTTTGGGTTCTGCAACATTTATCAATCCGCTGACAGTGCTTTGCCATGATGTTTCCTTTTCCCATTTATCGCCTCGTCAGCGGGAATTCTTTTGTTTGTTACTCAGTCCGCTGACTTGGGCAAGTTACTTCCTGCACAAGCCTGAAAGTGCCGGCACAGAAACGGCATCTGTTTGGCAAAAACCAGAAATGTAA
- a CDS encoding glycosyltransferase family 2 protein: MSIFVPWKVLNIELSEGIPLLPTTPNYQGLYTVFWWRGIPLGHQEILGDQLPMQATQLKNIILEKIAPALGDRLLEQGFKAALPDVSPNPFQNQCSNLEDLIALERPLEQLEKRFSQPLCSSVSVIICTRDRADQLVKCLFALQNLSTPPKEIIVVDNAPSSDATRQLVSEMPAVRYVLEPKPGLSVARNTGIRHSTGEIIAFTDDDVEVHPDWIARLQQGFSDPKVMAVTGLVLPAELETEAQFIFEKNNSFSQGYRVLTFDSEFFETMKPLGVPVWRIGAGANMALRKKAFELVGDFDERLGAGASGCSEDSEFWYRLLAEGWVCRYEPAAVVYHYHRSDLKGLKHQMFQYMRGHVAALLVQFAKYKHWGNLYRLFVILPKYYAKFFLSAVLKASIPKIRQVVGEISACFSGIVFYLQNRSLIKSLKP; this comes from the coding sequence GTGAGTATATTTGTGCCCTGGAAAGTTTTAAATATAGAATTAAGTGAAGGCATCCCATTACTGCCGACAACGCCTAATTATCAAGGTTTATATACAGTGTTTTGGTGGCGTGGCATTCCCTTGGGACATCAGGAAATTTTAGGAGATCAACTGCCAATGCAGGCAACTCAACTAAAAAACATTATTCTGGAAAAAATTGCGCCGGCATTGGGTGATCGCTTGTTGGAACAAGGGTTTAAAGCAGCTTTGCCCGATGTCTCGCCAAATCCTTTTCAAAATCAGTGTTCAAACCTTGAGGATTTGATTGCATTAGAACGCCCTCTCGAACAGTTAGAAAAACGCTTTTCTCAACCGCTATGTAGCTCAGTCTCGGTGATCATCTGCACCAGAGATCGGGCTGATCAATTAGTAAAATGCTTATTCGCCCTGCAAAATTTATCCACACCTCCAAAGGAAATCATTGTTGTTGATAATGCGCCGAGTTCAGACGCAACCCGCCAACTGGTTTCAGAGATGCCGGCAGTTCGGTATGTGTTAGAACCCAAACCGGGTTTGAGTGTGGCGCGAAACACCGGCATCCGTCACAGTACGGGCGAGATTATCGCATTTACTGATGATGATGTTGAAGTTCATCCCGACTGGATCGCCCGGTTGCAGCAAGGTTTTTCTGATCCAAAAGTCATGGCAGTTACAGGTTTAGTATTGCCGGCAGAACTCGAAACCGAAGCACAATTTATCTTTGAAAAAAACAACAGTTTTAGCCAGGGATACCGCGTCTTAACCTTTGATAGCGAGTTTTTTGAAACCATGAAGCCTCTAGGCGTTCCCGTTTGGCGCATTGGTGCTGGCGCTAACATGGCATTGCGAAAAAAAGCCTTTGAACTCGTGGGAGACTTCGATGAACGCTTAGGCGCAGGGGCATCTGGATGCAGTGAAGATTCGGAATTCTGGTATCGCTTGCTTGCCGAAGGTTGGGTTTGCCGGTATGAGCCGGCAGCCGTCGTTTACCATTACCATCGCAGCGATTTAAAAGGGCTTAAACACCAAATGTTTCAATATATGCGGGGTCATGTGGCAGCCCTTTTAGTTCAATTTGCAAAATACAAACACTGGGGGAATTTGTATCGCCTATTTGTGATATTGCCGAAGTACTATGCCAAATTCTTTCTATCAGCTGT
- a CDS encoding glycosyltransferase family 2 protein, with translation MKSKGVPAWEVGAGANMAIRRKAFDLVGNFDERLGAGAAGCSEDSEFWYRLLAEGWVCRYESASVVYHYHRSDSETLKHQMYHYWRGYVTALLVQFARYKHWGNLRRLFVNLPMYYASRFVYGTLKGLQSFNRLLVSGLFGAFAGVIFYFKNRQLP, from the coding sequence ATGAAATCTAAAGGTGTTCCGGCTTGGGAGGTGGGTGCCGGCGCGAATATGGCAATTCGTCGTAAAGCGTTTGATTTAGTCGGAAACTTTGACGAACGATTAGGTGCCGGTGCTGCCGGCTGTAGTGAAGACTCGGAATTTTGGTATCGCCTGCTTGCAGAAGGTTGGGTGTGCCGGTATGAGTCGGCTTCTGTCGTTTACCATTACCATCGCAGCGATTCAGAGACGTTAAAACACCAGATGTATCACTATTGGCGCGGCTACGTTACTGCTCTTTTAGTGCAGTTTGCCAGATACAAACACTGGGGAAACTTGCGCCGCTTATTTGTCAATTTGCCGATGTATTACGCCAGCCGGTTTGTCTACGGAACATTAAAAGGATTGCAATCTTTTAACCGGCTGCTCGTTTCCGGACTTTTCGGCGCTTTTGCTGGAGTTATTTTCTACTTTAAAAATCGCCAATTGCCTTGA
- a CDS encoding glycosyltransferase family 2 protein, which yields MGDLLLKKGFKAPLPELPKHLVEKTPPDFHELMALERPFVKLEACFSQPSEASVSIVICTRERPAQLIQCLKSLQNLSQTPQEIVVVDNAPTSEATREAVAQIPNVKYVREPRPGLSVARNTGILHSTGDIIAFTDDDVMLHPEWLTRLLQGFYQPNVMSVTGLVLPAELETEAQFIFEKGLGYLNKGYFTKTFDSQFF from the coding sequence ATGGGCGATCTTTTATTAAAAAAAGGCTTTAAGGCACCTTTGCCAGAACTTCCGAAACATTTGGTAGAAAAGACGCCGCCAGATTTTCACGAGTTGATGGCATTAGAGCGACCTTTTGTTAAGCTAGAAGCGTGCTTTTCACAGCCGAGTGAGGCTTCGGTTTCAATTGTAATTTGCACGCGAGAACGACCGGCTCAACTGATCCAATGTTTAAAATCGCTGCAAAATTTATCCCAAACCCCCCAGGAAATTGTTGTTGTCGATAATGCCCCAACTTCTGAGGCAACTCGCGAAGCCGTCGCGCAAATCCCGAATGTTAAATATGTACGGGAACCCCGACCGGGTTTGAGTGTGGCGCGAAACACCGGCATCCTTCACAGTACGGGCGATATTATCGCATTTACGGATGATGATGTGATGCTTCATCCAGAGTGGCTGACTCGATTGTTACAAGGTTTTTATCAACCGAATGTTATGAGTGTAACGGGTTTAGTTTTGCCGGCAGAACTTGAAACTGAAGCGCAGTTTATCTTTGAAAAAGGGTTAGGATATCTGAATAAAGGATATTTTACAAAAACCTTTGACAGCCAATTTTTTTAA